A section of the Gloeobacter violaceus PCC 7421 genome encodes:
- a CDS encoding cation diffusion facilitator family transporter, producing the protein MGSGHDHAHAHGPADHNRAFAIGIALNVGFVVIEAVYGILAGSLALLADAGHNLSDVLGLALAWGASVLTTRHPSPRRTYGLRRSSILAALLNAVTLLVAVGAIAWEAVIRLQDPGPVAGGTIVWVAAVGVLVNSVSAYLFVKGQADLNVRGAFLHLASDAAVSLGTVFAGAAILLTGWAWLDPVVSLVIGVVIVVGTWGLLVDSLNLALDAVPEGIDPEVVKAYLQSLRGVGEVHDLHIWAMSTTETALTAHLVIPGGFPGDAFLAATCRQLHDRFGIEYATLQLETGDPAHPCCLAPDTQV; encoded by the coding sequence ATGGGAAGCGGACACGACCACGCCCATGCCCACGGACCCGCCGACCACAACCGCGCCTTTGCGATCGGCATCGCCTTGAATGTCGGTTTCGTGGTCATCGAGGCGGTCTACGGGATCCTGGCGGGCTCCCTGGCGCTGCTGGCGGACGCCGGGCACAACCTCAGCGACGTGCTGGGGCTGGCCCTCGCCTGGGGGGCGAGCGTGCTCACCACCCGCCACCCCTCGCCGCGGCGCACCTACGGGCTTAGGCGTTCGTCGATTTTGGCCGCCCTGCTCAATGCCGTCACGCTGCTGGTCGCCGTGGGGGCTATTGCCTGGGAGGCCGTCATCCGCCTGCAAGATCCCGGTCCGGTGGCGGGAGGCACCATCGTCTGGGTGGCGGCCGTCGGTGTGCTCGTCAACTCGGTGAGCGCCTATTTGTTCGTGAAAGGTCAGGCAGATCTCAATGTGCGGGGGGCCTTTTTGCACCTCGCCTCCGACGCGGCCGTGTCGCTGGGGACCGTGTTCGCTGGGGCCGCCATTCTGTTGACGGGGTGGGCCTGGCTCGACCCGGTCGTGAGCCTGGTGATCGGTGTTGTGATCGTGGTGGGCACCTGGGGGCTGTTGGTGGACTCGCTGAATTTGGCCCTCGACGCGGTACCCGAGGGGATCGATCCCGAGGTGGTCAAAGCGTACCTGCAGAGTCTGCGCGGAGTGGGCGAAGTCCACGACCTGCACATCTGGGCGATGAGCACCACCGAAACGGCCCTGACCGCCCACCTGGTAATCCCGGGCGGATTTCCCGGCGACGCCTTTCTGGCCGCCACCTGCCGCCAACTGCACGATCGCTTCGGCATCGAGTATGCGACATTGCAGCTCGAGACGGGCGATCCTGCCCATCCCTGCTGTCTGGCCCCGGATACCCAGGTTTGA
- a CDS encoding efflux RND transporter periplasmic adaptor subunit, producing MRSKAARILMVAVLMGAAVSAPVEAGDERGHGETTFAPQEVAGGGEVRIEPQMQRALGLKVAAVGERPVRAGLAVNGQIEAIPGRSSEINAPVAGRVVRLQVQRGRAVRAGQPLAVLDSPEVRTLALEAERERAQARSEVDRLSAGVQLAHQNYEREKELVALKISARREFQQAEAALRASEADLRAARSRLALSGAALSTRLAQLGQSGVRARSDGTVVLFAPIVGVVADQQVTAGEAVEPGKALFRILDATQVWATAQVYEKDLGLVRAGRSIEVTTQSYPGRTFRGRIESIDPAVDPQTRTLAVRAVLTNPEGLLKPQMYARLLLVSDGAARPVSVVPRSAVLTADGLSVVYRKAGTDRFRPVPVELGRSFEEAVEVRAGVRAGDEVVVERVWQLRAQSLKQQGTGVGGDEHSQKKASKPSTARTAAPGPDGEIPAWIWLAAAVALTVLGFLAGLQVAGRRGGQSAGVSTGALPKP from the coding sequence GTGCGCAGCAAAGCGGCAAGGATTTTGATGGTGGCGGTGCTGATGGGAGCGGCGGTGAGCGCTCCCGTGGAAGCCGGCGACGAGCGGGGTCACGGGGAGACGACTTTCGCTCCGCAGGAAGTGGCCGGTGGCGGCGAGGTGCGCATCGAGCCGCAGATGCAGCGGGCATTGGGTTTAAAGGTGGCTGCCGTGGGCGAGCGACCGGTGCGGGCGGGGCTGGCCGTCAACGGTCAAATCGAGGCGATCCCCGGCCGTTCTTCTGAGATCAACGCCCCGGTGGCGGGCCGGGTCGTGCGCCTGCAGGTGCAGCGCGGCCGGGCGGTGCGCGCGGGCCAGCCCCTGGCGGTGCTCGATAGTCCCGAGGTGCGGACCCTGGCGCTTGAGGCGGAGCGCGAGCGCGCCCAGGCCCGCTCCGAGGTGGACCGGCTCAGCGCCGGGGTGCAGCTGGCCCACCAGAACTACGAGCGGGAAAAAGAATTGGTGGCACTGAAGATCTCCGCCCGCCGCGAATTTCAGCAGGCCGAGGCCGCTTTGCGCGCTTCGGAGGCGGATTTGCGGGCGGCCCGTTCCCGGCTCGCCCTCAGCGGGGCGGCCTTGAGCACCCGGCTTGCCCAACTGGGGCAAAGCGGCGTGCGTGCGCGCTCGGACGGCACGGTGGTGCTCTTTGCACCGATTGTCGGGGTGGTGGCAGATCAGCAGGTGACGGCGGGGGAAGCCGTCGAACCCGGCAAGGCGCTCTTTCGGATTCTCGATGCGACGCAAGTCTGGGCAACCGCCCAGGTCTACGAAAAAGATCTGGGGCTGGTGCGGGCGGGTCGGTCCATCGAGGTGACGACCCAGAGCTATCCGGGCAGGACGTTTCGCGGCCGCATCGAGAGCATCGACCCGGCGGTGGACCCCCAAACGCGCACGCTCGCGGTGCGGGCGGTGCTCACCAACCCGGAGGGGCTGTTGAAGCCGCAGATGTACGCCCGGTTGCTCCTGGTAAGCGACGGGGCGGCCCGGCCCGTATCGGTCGTGCCCCGCTCGGCGGTGCTGACGGCCGACGGTCTTTCGGTGGTCTACCGCAAAGCGGGAACGGACCGCTTTCGGCCGGTGCCGGTCGAATTGGGCCGCAGCTTCGAAGAGGCGGTGGAGGTGCGCGCAGGCGTGCGCGCGGGCGACGAAGTGGTCGTCGAGCGCGTTTGGCAGTTGCGCGCCCAGAGTTTGAAGCAGCAGGGGACGGGTGTCGGCGGCGACGAGCACAGCCAAAAGAAAGCATCGAAGCCATCCACGGCCCGGACCGCGGCGCCCGGGCCGGACGGCGAAATCCCCGCGTGGATCTGGCTTGCGGCAGCGGTGGCACTGACGGTCCTGGGTTTTCTGGCCGGTCTGCAGGTGGCGGGCCGCCGGGGCGGGCAAAGCGCGGGCGTCTCGACCGGCGCACTCCCCAAGCCCTAG
- a CDS encoding efflux RND transporter permease subunit, translated as MLNRLILLSLGARWLVVLGAVAVLGLGIATAVRLPLDVFPNFAPPQVVLQTVAPGLAPEEVESLVTLPLESALNGTPGLADIRSSSAVGLSTLTLIFEGNTDILRARQLVSERVQQAVPRLPEGVDAPLLLPASSPVGVILRYALIVDPNAPGPERTDLLQLATLANWPIRNRLLAIAGVTNVLAIGGGEMQYQVLVDPDRLKQFGVTLGQVSEAVREANLNAPGGFLLSPDREVVIRAIGRIASLADLGESVVAVRSGVPVRIAEVARVQTGSGVKRGDASFNGQAAVIVTVVRQPFADTPTVTRAVEAAMDDIRATLPKDVRVTTTFRQEDFIDKSVGNVLEALRDGVIIVAVVLVLFLGNWRTMLITLTALPLSIALGLSLLAAFGVGINTMTLGGLAIALGEVIDDAIIDAENVYRRLRENQARPQPQPPLQVVFAGSVQIRGSVVFATLILCVVIAPLFTLTGIEGRVFAPLGLAYVFSLLASLLVALTVTPALCYVLLAGRRLPDGETRLVRWLKRLYRPVLGWSLRHPAPILAGSAVLLALSLAILPFLGTTFLPEFQERSLTIRVAQLPGASLASTQRLGMAMEKALMAIPEVETVQFRAGRAIGDDDAGGVDFGELDVQLIPKVQSYPEAVERVRQVLEKFPGVALNVGGYISHRIDETLSGTRSAVAVKIFGPDLTVLRAKAAEVEQALRTVSGVVDLQVEPQVPVEQLSVRFDRVRAARHGLTVGRLAGTLETALNGRAVSQVLEEQRLFDLVVWLAPEARDRPDKIGELLIDTPTGQKIPLAQVASIVTSTGPNTINRENVSRRIVVAANADGRDLGSLIAEARTNIARQVPLPAGYYIEYGGQFEAQQRATRELLIFGALALGGVAVLLFLAVRSVRSTLLILANLPLALIGGIVAVWLGGGVLSVASLVGFITLFGIANRNGVILVTTYQQRLAAGESFDEAIEEGSIERLSPVLMTALTAALAMVPLMWGEPAGKEILQPLAVVVFGGLFTSTALTLVVIPALFERFGERTAPALSQQEREALGLDGMLVERS; from the coding sequence ATGCTCAATCGGTTGATTTTGCTGTCGCTCGGCGCCCGCTGGCTGGTGGTGCTGGGGGCGGTGGCGGTGCTGGGCCTGGGCATTGCCACCGCCGTGCGGCTGCCGCTCGATGTGTTTCCGAATTTTGCCCCGCCGCAGGTGGTCCTCCAGACCGTCGCCCCCGGCCTGGCGCCGGAGGAAGTCGAATCGCTGGTGACCCTGCCGCTCGAAAGTGCACTGAACGGCACACCGGGTCTTGCCGACATCCGCTCCAGTTCCGCCGTCGGTCTTTCGACGCTCACCCTCATCTTCGAAGGCAATACCGACATCCTGCGCGCCCGCCAACTGGTGAGCGAGCGGGTGCAGCAGGCGGTCCCCCGTCTGCCCGAGGGGGTGGATGCTCCGCTGCTGCTACCGGCAAGTTCCCCGGTGGGCGTGATTTTGCGCTACGCGCTCATAGTCGATCCAAACGCGCCCGGGCCGGAGCGCACCGATTTGCTGCAACTGGCCACCCTGGCCAACTGGCCAATCCGCAACCGGCTATTGGCCATTGCCGGCGTCACCAACGTGCTTGCCATCGGCGGCGGCGAGATGCAGTACCAGGTGCTGGTAGACCCGGACCGGCTCAAGCAATTTGGCGTCACGCTGGGCCAGGTGAGCGAGGCGGTGCGCGAAGCCAACCTCAATGCGCCGGGCGGCTTTTTACTGTCGCCCGACCGGGAAGTGGTCATCCGCGCGATAGGACGAATCGCTTCGCTCGCGGATCTAGGCGAGTCGGTGGTGGCCGTGCGCTCCGGCGTGCCTGTGCGCATCGCGGAGGTGGCCCGCGTGCAGACGGGTTCAGGGGTCAAGCGCGGCGACGCGTCTTTTAATGGACAAGCGGCGGTGATCGTGACGGTGGTTCGCCAGCCGTTTGCCGATACTCCCACCGTGACGCGCGCGGTAGAAGCGGCCATGGACGACATCCGGGCCACGCTGCCCAAGGACGTGCGGGTCACCACGACTTTTCGCCAGGAAGATTTTATCGACAAGTCCGTGGGCAACGTGCTCGAAGCGCTCAGGGACGGTGTGATCATCGTGGCGGTGGTGCTGGTGCTGTTTTTGGGCAACTGGCGCACGATGCTCATCACCCTCACCGCCCTGCCGCTTTCGATCGCCCTGGGACTATCGCTGCTGGCCGCTTTCGGCGTCGGCATCAACACCATGACGCTGGGGGGACTCGCCATCGCCCTGGGAGAAGTGATCGACGATGCGATCATCGACGCGGAGAACGTCTACCGCCGCCTGCGCGAGAACCAGGCGCGTCCGCAGCCGCAGCCGCCTTTGCAGGTGGTCTTCGCCGGTTCGGTCCAGATCCGCGGCTCGGTGGTCTTCGCCACACTGATCCTGTGCGTGGTGATTGCGCCGCTGTTTACGCTCACAGGCATCGAGGGCCGCGTCTTTGCGCCGCTGGGCCTCGCCTACGTCTTTTCGCTGCTCGCTTCGCTGTTGGTGGCGCTCACGGTGACCCCGGCGCTGTGCTATGTGCTGCTTGCCGGGCGACGCCTGCCGGACGGCGAGACGCGGCTGGTGCGCTGGCTCAAGCGGCTGTACCGCCCGGTATTGGGCTGGAGCCTGCGCCACCCGGCGCCCATCCTGGCGGGGTCGGCGGTGCTGTTGGCGCTGTCGCTGGCCATACTTCCCTTTTTGGGGACGACGTTTTTGCCGGAATTTCAGGAGCGCAGCCTCACCATCCGCGTCGCCCAACTGCCGGGGGCTTCCCTCGCCTCGACCCAACGTTTGGGGATGGCCATGGAAAAAGCGCTGATGGCCATCCCCGAGGTCGAGACGGTGCAGTTTCGCGCCGGGCGGGCTATCGGCGACGACGACGCGGGGGGTGTCGATTTCGGCGAACTGGATGTGCAGTTGATCCCAAAAGTCCAAAGCTATCCAGAGGCGGTCGAGCGCGTCCGGCAAGTGCTGGAAAAGTTTCCCGGGGTGGCGCTCAACGTCGGCGGCTACATCTCCCACCGCATCGACGAGACCCTCTCGGGCACCCGCTCCGCGGTGGCAGTCAAGATCTTCGGCCCCGATCTCACCGTATTGCGCGCCAAGGCCGCCGAGGTCGAACAGGCGCTGCGGACGGTGAGCGGCGTGGTGGACTTGCAGGTGGAGCCGCAGGTGCCCGTCGAACAGTTGTCGGTGCGCTTCGACCGCGTTCGAGCGGCGCGCCACGGCCTCACGGTCGGGCGGTTGGCCGGGACTCTCGAGACGGCCCTCAACGGCCGGGCCGTCTCCCAGGTACTCGAAGAGCAGCGGCTTTTTGATCTGGTGGTGTGGCTGGCGCCGGAGGCCCGCGACCGACCGGACAAAATCGGCGAACTGCTCATCGACACGCCTACAGGTCAGAAGATTCCGCTCGCCCAGGTGGCGAGCATCGTCACGAGCACCGGCCCCAACACGATCAACCGCGAAAACGTTTCGCGGCGCATCGTCGTGGCCGCCAACGCCGACGGCCGCGACCTCGGCTCGCTCATTGCCGAGGCCAGGACCAACATCGCCCGGCAGGTGCCACTACCGGCGGGCTATTACATCGAGTACGGCGGCCAGTTCGAAGCCCAACAGCGCGCCACCCGTGAGCTGCTCATTTTCGGTGCTCTGGCTCTGGGGGGTGTGGCAGTGCTGCTGTTTCTGGCGGTGCGCTCGGTGCGCTCGACGCTGCTCATCCTCGCCAATCTGCCGCTTGCCCTCATCGGCGGCATCGTGGCGGTCTGGCTGGGGGGCGGGGTGCTCTCGGTCGCCTCGCTGGTGGGCTTTATCACCCTGTTTGGCATCGCCAACCGCAACGGGGTGATCCTGGTCACCACCTACCAGCAGCGGCTAGCCGCCGGAGAAAGTTTCGATGAGGCCATCGAAGAAGGCTCGATCGAGCGTCTCTCGCCGGTCCTGATGACCGCACTGACGGCGGCCCTCGCCATGGTGCCCTTGATGTGGGGGGAACCGGCCGGTAAAGAGATCCTCCAACCGCTCGCAGTGGTCGTCTTCGGTGGGCTGTTTACTTCCACGGCCCTGACGCTGGTGGTGATCCCGGCGTTGTTCGAGCGCTTCGGCGAGCGCACCGCCCCTGCCCTCTCGCAGCAGGAGCGCGAGGCTCTCGGCCTGGATGGCATGCTGGTGGAACGGTCCTAG
- a CDS encoding DMT family transporter: protein MAEIRDRFAGTVSGKIYLWLAVFIFGLANPVVRKLTELGTQYPVEGRNPISLCNVLFVGNLCALPVLFAVYRSDWTPGNLGRLSRRELSLLLIVALLAGALAPALIFQALSLAMVSSVLFVSRIETPLLLALSVWLYGERLNRYQSIGALMCFVGALVPLLLPSGGVPTFSMAEDLWSFGMGEGFAALAAVASAVATILSKNSLAAVPPGIYLVVRSALGAVIFFFVALVLYGPEHFQDAFSPVLWQWMLLYGAVIVALGQLLWFSGLKRAAILDASLISSFIPAIGTVGAYFLLGEVPDGIQYFSGTLVIAGLLLSQWGSRQPQAASSPEMLEPIGGFKGM from the coding sequence ATGGCCGAGATTCGCGACCGCTTCGCAGGCACTGTGTCCGGCAAAATTTATCTTTGGTTGGCCGTCTTCATCTTTGGTCTGGCCAATCCGGTGGTCCGCAAATTGACCGAACTGGGCACCCAGTATCCGGTGGAGGGCCGCAATCCGATTTCGCTGTGCAACGTTCTGTTTGTCGGCAATCTATGTGCGCTGCCGGTGCTGTTTGCTGTCTACCGCAGCGACTGGACGCCGGGCAATCTGGGACGCTTGAGCCGCCGGGAATTGTCACTGCTGCTCATCGTTGCTCTGCTTGCCGGTGCCCTCGCACCCGCCTTGATCTTCCAGGCGCTTTCGCTGGCGATGGTCAGCAGTGTGCTGTTCGTCAGCCGTATCGAGACACCGCTGCTATTGGCGCTGTCGGTGTGGCTGTACGGCGAGCGCCTTAACCGCTACCAGAGCATCGGGGCGCTGATGTGCTTTGTAGGCGCGTTGGTACCGCTGCTGCTGCCCTCCGGCGGTGTCCCGACTTTCTCGATGGCCGAAGATCTGTGGAGCTTCGGGATGGGAGAAGGGTTCGCAGCCCTGGCCGCCGTCGCCTCCGCCGTCGCCACCATCCTCAGCAAAAACAGCCTCGCCGCGGTACCCCCCGGCATTTATCTGGTCGTGCGCTCAGCTTTGGGAGCGGTGATTTTCTTTTTCGTCGCCCTGGTTCTGTATGGACCGGAACACTTTCAGGACGCTTTCTCGCCGGTCCTGTGGCAGTGGATGCTCCTGTACGGAGCCGTCATCGTCGCCCTCGGGCAGTTGCTCTGGTTTTCCGGCCTCAAGCGCGCCGCCATCCTCGATGCTTCTTTGATCAGTTCATTCATTCCGGCCATTGGTACTGTGGGAGCCTACTTTCTGCTGGGCGAAGTGCCGGACGGCATCCAGTACTTCAGCGGTACCCTGGTGATCGCCGGTTTGCTGCTCAGCCAGTGGGGTTCGCGGCAACCCCAGGCGGCTTCGAGCCCCGAGATGCTGGAACCCATCGGCGGCTTTAAAGGCATGTGA
- a CDS encoding universal stress protein, which produces MDETATTAFPYRKILVPCADEVSAAAAITTAAALATVFDSEVLVLHVVHPREYLDYAKEHIHDRVAPLPVNALQSFERKLAPVLERFAAAGVSAGLYLETGDPGSKICELAAAQRADLLVMTRRSLGFWDRLVGGSVTEYVLRHAPCSLLIAH; this is translated from the coding sequence ATGGACGAGACCGCAACCACCGCTTTTCCCTACCGCAAGATTCTCGTGCCCTGCGCCGACGAGGTCAGTGCCGCAGCGGCAATCACCACCGCCGCCGCTCTAGCGACGGTATTCGACAGCGAAGTGCTGGTGCTGCACGTCGTTCACCCCAGGGAGTACCTCGATTACGCCAAAGAGCACATTCACGATCGCGTCGCTCCCCTACCGGTCAATGCCTTGCAAAGCTTCGAGCGCAAGCTCGCCCCGGTGCTGGAGCGCTTTGCCGCGGCCGGGGTGTCGGCCGGGCTGTACCTGGAAACCGGCGATCCCGGCAGCAAAATTTGCGAATTGGCCGCGGCGCAGCGGGCGGATTTGCTGGTAATGACCCGCAGGAGCCTCGGTTTTTGGGATCGGCTGGTGGGCGGCAGCGTCACCGAGTATGTCCTGCGCCACGCGCCGTGCTCGCTGCTGATTGCCCATTAA
- a CDS encoding DUF6825 family protein, which yields MSDPWIRTFFIGRATAEILLEKLEDAVTDVLSEVGKAEADWRDGLRQFTEAVITRAEAEQAETLADLSAEGYTARTPAASKDVQRNIDELRAEVARLRSELQRFRNQEAT from the coding sequence GTGAGCGATCCGTGGATCCGGACTTTTTTTATCGGTAGGGCAACGGCCGAGATTTTGCTTGAAAAGCTTGAAGATGCCGTCACCGATGTGCTGAGTGAAGTGGGCAAAGCCGAGGCGGATTGGCGCGACGGGCTGCGGCAATTTACCGAGGCGGTAATCACCCGCGCCGAGGCCGAACAGGCCGAGACGCTGGCGGACTTGAGCGCCGAGGGCTACACGGCGCGCACCCCGGCGGCTTCCAAAGATGTCCAGCGCAATATCGACGAGTTGCGGGCGGAGGTTGCCCGCCTGCGCTCGGAATTGCAGCGCTTCCGCAACCAGGAAGCCACGTGA
- a CDS encoding M56 family metallopeptidase: protein MTHAWFLPLAGAVASALGAYLSLCWRLRTECPSPGRQQAYLLGLFLPVLIGCLLSWHLLEDLYLGGEHGLPLVGWQVLQSPPAWWLIWTVGLTAAGCAEYALRHQRLGQRLESCACDDAQARRTQLWADALARQAAGRGLRVRRLLTRRPVAVLVGWYRPVLFLSSWYFNTLTEGELRTVLAHELAHARRRDNLVAAIGRGLLWGAYWLPTSRYCWERLLEEREAVADEWAAALTGAPLQLASALVKVAEAQTGSVPLPASTLEGSTGIERRVERLIAMHRRSAVECPRVRPGASVWIGAALVTFLLTDTLPHLLDVLLAGGG, encoded by the coding sequence ATGACCCACGCCTGGTTTCTGCCGCTGGCAGGGGCGGTGGCGAGCGCCCTGGGAGCGTACCTGTCGCTCTGTTGGCGGCTGCGCACGGAGTGCCCCTCCCCCGGCAGGCAACAGGCGTATCTGCTGGGTCTGTTTTTGCCGGTCTTGATCGGTTGCCTGCTCAGTTGGCACCTGCTGGAGGATCTCTACTTAGGCGGAGAGCACGGCCTGCCACTGGTCGGTTGGCAGGTGCTCCAGTCGCCGCCCGCCTGGTGGCTCATCTGGACTGTGGGTCTTACGGCGGCGGGCTGCGCCGAGTATGCCCTGCGGCACCAGCGGCTGGGCCAGCGGCTGGAAAGCTGTGCCTGCGACGATGCCCAGGCCCGGCGGACGCAGCTTTGGGCCGACGCGCTGGCCCGGCAGGCGGCCGGCCGGGGATTGCGCGTGCGGCGGCTACTCACCCGCCGACCGGTCGCAGTTCTAGTCGGTTGGTACCGGCCGGTGCTGTTTTTGTCGAGTTGGTACTTCAACACACTTACCGAAGGGGAGCTGCGCACGGTACTGGCGCACGAGTTGGCCCACGCCCGGCGCCGGGACAACCTTGTGGCCGCGATCGGCCGGGGATTGCTGTGGGGAGCTTATTGGCTGCCCACGAGCCGGTATTGCTGGGAGCGGTTGCTCGAGGAGCGCGAGGCGGTGGCGGACGAATGGGCGGCTGCCCTGACGGGCGCGCCGCTGCAGCTGGCGAGCGCGCTGGTGAAGGTGGCCGAGGCGCAGACCGGCTCAGTGCCGCTGCCGGCCAGCACCCTGGAGGGTTCCACGGGCATCGAGCGGCGCGTCGAGCGGCTCATCGCCATGCACCGGCGCTCGGCGGTGGAGTGCCCGCGAGTGCGGCCGGGTGCCTCTGTGTGGATCGGGGCGGCGCTTGTGACGTTTTTGTTGACCGATACGCTGCCGCACCTGTTGGATGTGCTGCTGGCGGGCGGGGGCTGA
- a CDS encoding BlaI/MecI/CopY family transcriptional regulator, which translates to MDLTNVHAIFRPNQQGLKKVLGDLEAEIMEAVWAQGQPVLAKDIHPQLPSGKDLSYSTIVCTMTALVEKHLLQVVAKEGKARIYLPTTSREDFLHQTLGHVIDNILAAFPDTAAALMQRRLDTDEASLPRLRQQLDALSAEENS; encoded by the coding sequence GTGGATCTGACGAACGTTCACGCCATTTTCCGCCCCAACCAGCAGGGCCTCAAAAAAGTCCTGGGCGATCTGGAGGCAGAAATTATGGAAGCGGTCTGGGCACAGGGGCAGCCGGTGCTCGCGAAGGATATCCACCCGCAATTGCCCTCAGGCAAAGATTTGAGTTACAGCACGATCGTCTGCACGATGACGGCGTTGGTGGAAAAGCATTTATTGCAGGTGGTGGCCAAAGAAGGCAAGGCGCGCATCTACCTGCCCACGACGAGCCGCGAGGACTTTCTGCACCAGACCCTCGGGCACGTCATCGACAACATCCTTGCGGCTTTCCCGGACACGGCCGCGGCCCTGATGCAGCGGCGGTTGGACACCGATGAAGCGTCTTTGCCGCGCTTGCGGCAGCAACTCGATGCGCTGAGTGCCGAGGAGAACTCATGA
- a CDS encoding YnfA family protein, which translates to MALLLFGLAAAAEIGGCFAFWSVLRLGKNPLWLAPGLVSLVVFAWLLTRSEATYAGRAYAAYGGVYIAASLVWLWLVEGTRPDRWDLAGALLCLAGAAVILFADRSP; encoded by the coding sequence ATGGCTCTGCTGCTGTTTGGGCTTGCGGCGGCGGCCGAAATTGGCGGCTGTTTTGCGTTCTGGTCGGTATTGCGCCTGGGTAAAAATCCGCTCTGGCTGGCCCCCGGCCTGGTGTCGCTGGTGGTATTCGCCTGGCTTTTGACGCGCTCGGAGGCGACCTACGCCGGTCGGGCCTACGCGGCCTATGGCGGTGTCTATATCGCGGCGTCGCTGGTGTGGTTGTGGCTGGTAGAAGGTACCCGGCCGGATCGCTGGGATCTGGCCGGGGCACTTTTATGCTTGGCAGGAGCGGCCGTTATCCTGTTTGCCGACCGCTCCCCGTAG